The Rosa chinensis cultivar Old Blush chromosome 7, RchiOBHm-V2, whole genome shotgun sequence DNA segment CTAATGCTACTAAGCAGGCTGTCATTCCCCATACTTCCCAATTGGGTCGTGTGTATGATGACATCATAGAAGGGTTGAATTTCATTCCAGGTTCTATGTTCAAGCATGCTTATCGTCAAGCCAATTGTGTGGCTCACTATTTAGCTTCTTTTGCTTCTCTGTCTAGATCTTCTTTAGTTTGGGAAAACATTCCTCCAAATTTTATTCTTAATGTACTTTCTTCTGATTGTAATTTCGTTTAAGTATTGAATAAAGAGTTTGACAATTtcccgtaaaaaaaaaaaatggtactTCGCAATCAACGCATTCCAAGACGAAACGTCCCTCACAGACATTTCTTTGAACAGCTCAAGTGCATTGCTCAATTCATAACATTTCACCCAAATGCATGTCAATCAAAGAAGTCCCAACATAGATATCAGACTCCAACCCAGTTCTCAACACATTTCCGCAAAAGGGTAGGTACAACGATCACCCTTAAGGATGTTTAGGGCCATCTGACCATAAATTTTGCATAGTTTTGGCAGGGTAACCATAAAGCCCGAATAATATGGAATTATACAAAAGTGGAGATGGGTAATTTACTGTACGGAAGACATTTACAGCTGAGTGAAGACGAGCAGAGCTGGCGCCGGCGTACATTACAACCACGTTGGCGCCAAGATAGGCATTGGGTTCGAGGCCAGGCAGGACCATATGGGTATTGAGCTAGCTTCAACAAGTTTTGGCTAGTAAAAGACTGGAAACTTGGTGCATAGTTTAAGATGCAACATGACATAGAGCAGTTACTCCCCGCCAAAGGGAGCTAGCGCTGGCgatgaaacaaaagaaagagagatattTGGCACGTGAGGGGCACCTGTTAATTGATATCGCAAGGGAGTGAGTGACGCTGTTTTGACAACAAACCCAAGTATGGCACTGGCAATGGCTTGCCTTCAACCTTCCTCATGGCTCTCTTCCCGACCCACTCTCTTTCCCTCCTCCTCAAAGCCCCACCCTTCAAAGCTCTTCTTTTCTCTCAACCcacccaatcccaatcccaatgcCGAATCCGAAACCACGACGTCCCCAGTCGACCCGCCAAGTCCTGGGAATGCCGAATTGCCTGCTGCTGTTAAGACTGCAATGGAGAGAGCTAGAGAGTATaagcagaagaagaaagggACTAACAAATCTTCAGGTAATTTTTATCAATGCTACTTCATGTTCGTTTCTGAAGAATGAAATATGTAAGTGTGAAAATGTAAGGGCCAAAATTAGGACTTGAATTGTTTCGTAGGTGTTGAAGCAAATGAGAAAAGCAAGGCAAAATTGTCAGTGTCGAGCATGGATTTTGTGGGACTTGGGTTTGCCGATAAGAAGGAGGGTAGAGCACTGCCAGCTGGGTTGGTTCCAATCGCAGACGATTTTGCTCAGGGCAACTTGCCTGAGGTTGAGATTATTGTTGGGGACTCCAGTAATTTCGGTGCAGCCACACCCAAGCCTCAAGGAGATGACCCCCCGGATGATCTTTACAAGCCAAAGGTTTCTTCATGGGGAGTCTTTCCCAGACCCAATGACATTTCAAAAAGGGTAATGATATATATAGTTCAATGTTTACACCACATGAGTTTATATGACATATTAATGACATGTATTTATGGAGTGAAGATGTTGAAACTGTGATACAGCTAATTTTGATGCTgtgtttagggaaatggctttgAAATCTACTTGATTTTACAGAGGTTTCTTTCTTTGATCAGTTTGGTGGTGGGCGAGTTATACGCCCCGGGGAAGTGCTTGAAACACAGGAAGAAAAAGCTGCTAAAGAGGAACGAACAAGACAATTAGTTGCTGCTTACAACACTAAAATGGGCTTGAACATTGATCCCAAGCTCAGATTGGACTGTGAGAAGGTTTGCTTcgcttcttttttctatttgaatttaAAAGCTTTTCTTCCCTGGCCtccctttatttttattgtctTCTTATTGATTTGGAATCGTCATCTGTTTCGTTGAAGCTCAACTTCAAATAATTTTATTGCGTTATATGTTTCCAGCTCTATTCTGCAGGGTTCTGATTTATCTTCATATTTGTCAGGAATATCAGATGCATTTTATGGTTGCTATGTACAATTTTTTGTTGAGGTTGACAACTTGACATACAATCTGTTATT contains these protein-coding regions:
- the LOC112180248 gene encoding uncharacterized protein LOC112180248, which codes for MALAMACLQPSSWLSSRPTLFPSSSKPHPSKLFFSLNPPNPNPNAESETTTSPVDPPSPGNAELPAAVKTAMERAREYKQKKKGTNKSSGVEANEKSKAKLSVSSMDFVGLGFADKKEGRALPAGLVPIADDFAQGNLPEVEIIVGDSSNFGAATPKPQGDDPPDDLYKPKVSSWGVFPRPNDISKRFGGGRVIRPGEVLETQEEKAAKEERTRQLVAAYNTKMGLNIDPKLRLDCEKTLKDGDSLMNVGKLKEALSYYEKVMDKLPFKSELHGVAALQWSICQDSLTRTKEAQNMYERLQSHPTARVSKKARQFMFSFQAMEMMKLTRSSPWRNTGYQNFFEAFIDNKSDYVLEDGEVEVGTLSQILPYIFFLVSPIFIVLLIAIQKRT